The nucleotide sequence GCCTGCTGTCCGAGCACGCCGCGCGCATCCTCTCCCAGGTCGAGCTGGCCCAGTCCGACCTGGAGGCACACCGGGGCCAGGTCGCCGGGGAGCTCAGGATGTCGGCGTTCCCCACCGCCGCCAGGGGACTCTTCCCGACCGCGCTCGCCTCCCTGCGCGCCCGGCACCCGGCCCTGCGGCTGCGCTCCTGCGAGCTGGAGCCGGAACTCGGCGTCGCCGGGGTCGCGCGCGGCGACCTGGACCTCGCGGTCGTCCTCGACTGGTACAACAAGCCGATGCCCGTGCCCGACGGCCTGGTCAAGGAACAGCTCCTGGACGACCCGGCCGAGGTCGCGCTGCCGGCCGGGCACCCGCTCGCCGGGCGGGACGAGGTGGACCTCGCGGAGTTCGCCGGGGACGAGTGGATCACCTGGGGCGAGGGCGAGTTCTGCCACGAGTGGCTGCTGTTCACCCTGCGTTCCAAGGGAGTCGAGCCCATCGTCGGCCACCGCGCGGGCGAGACCCACACCCAGCTCGCGCTGGTCGCCGCCGGGCTCGGGGTGTGCATCGCGCCCGTGCTGGGCCGTGACCCCGTACCGCCCGGCGTCGCCCTGGTCCCGCTCAGGCAGCGGGTGCGGCGGCACGTCTACGTGCTGTGGCGTGCCGACGCCGACCGGCGGCCCTCGATCCGTGCCGCCGTCGAGGCGCTGCGCGCGGCGGCCGCGCGGCTCGGCTGAACCCTCAACGGCCGCCGAGCTTGCGGAAGTCCCAGGAGACCACCTTCTCCGGCGTCAGCCGGGCCCAGGCGTGGCGGCCGTCGTGCGGCATCTCGTCCATGCCGAAGTTCTTCCGCGCGAACAGCGTCTCCGCCGTGTCGAGTTCGGCGCACAGCTCGCCCGTGCGCGGCACCTCGCCCACGAACTCCACCCGCCCGGACAGCTCGGCCCCGCGCAACTGGTCGTACTCCTCGCCCGAGTCGACGACCACCGCCACCCGTGAGTCGTGCCGCAACTGGGTCCAGCGTCTGCTGCGCACCACGGAGTAGAGCCAGAGCGAGGTGCCGTCCCAGACGAACCACAGCGCGCTGACGTGCGGGGTGCCGTCCGCCGAGACGGTCGCCACCCGGCAGGTGCGCTGGCTGGTCAGGAACTCGTCCAGCTCACCGGGCGTCATCATGATCTTCCGGCCCCGGCGCTGCTGAGTGACGGTCATGCGGCCCCCCTCGCCGTTCAGGCCAGCTTGATCTCGTCGCCGGACACGGTGATCTTCTCCTCGGGCAGCGGCGCCGTCGCGGGCCCCTGCTTCACGCTGCCGTCCGTCACCGAGAAGTGGCTGTTGTGGCAGGGGCAGACGATCACCCCGTCGGCGACGCTGCCCACCGCGCAGCCCTGGTGGGTGCACTTCGCGGAGAACGCCTTGTACGTGCCCGCGCTCGGCTGGGTCACCACCACGCCCTGGTCCTTGAAGATCTTCCCGCCGCCCTCCGGGATGTCGGAGGTCTTCGCGAGGGCGTCCCCGGCGGAACCGGTGCCGGCCGCGTCCGAACCGCCGTCGTCCGAACCGCAGGCCGCCAGCGCCACGGTGAGTCCGGCCGCTCCCGCCGCCGCGATCACGGTACGTCGGTCCGGTCCGGCTGTGGGTCGGGGCGATGCGCTGGTCATGGGGCGTTTCCTTCCGCCGGAGTGAAGCGTTCTTGATCCGTCCAGGGGTACGGCCCCGTGGCACCTGCCGTTCAGCGACGGGCCCGATCCTCGCGTCCGGGGCATGAGGAGGGCGTAAGGGCGGTGCGGCGGATCAACGCCCGGCGAGCGGCGCCCAGGAGTGCACCCACGTCAGCAACTCCGGGGTGTGCAGCGCCGGGACCCACAGGTCGGCCCGGTGCGCGTCGTCGCCGTGCGGCCGGGGGCCGATGCCCAGTACACGCAGTTTGGCGCGGCGGGCCGACTCGACGCCGGTCAGCGAGTCCTCGACCGCCAGGGCCTCGTCCGCGGGCACCCCGCACAGCCGGGCCGCGGTCTCGTACACGTCCGGCCACGGCTTGGGGCGCACCGGCGTCCCGGCGTCGCCGGACGGGCTCGCCGACGGCACGACGACGTGCTCGAAGTGGGAGCGCAGCCCGGCCCGCTCCAGGCTCTCCTCCACCACCTCCGAGGGGCAGTTGCTCGCCACGGCCAGGGGGAGCCGGCCGGAGAGCAGCCGTACGAGTTCGACGGCGCCGGGCATCGTCACCGGGTCGTCCGCGACGAGTTCCAGGAAGTGGTGGAGGAGCGCCGCCGTCAGGTCGGCGGTCAGCTCGGGCTTGTGCACCGACTCGGCCATGAGCCGCCCGCAGTCGGCGTAGTGCACCCCCTTGGCCTGCTCGGCGAACCCCGGCGGCGCCTGGAGGCCGAAGCCCCGGAAGGCCCGGCTGCGGGCGTCCTGCCAGTGGCGCTCGCTGTCCATCAGCGTGCCGTCGCAGTCGAAGACGACGGCCCTGGGGGACCAGTCGAGCAGGTGATGACCTGTGGTGGACACCATGACCTCCCTGGAACGGGCATTCCCGGCAAAGCTCGGGAAACGGAAACATCGTGGCCGCTACGTTATTCATGCGCCCAGAGTGAGGAAATGACTACAAAGAGTTATCGACGTGAGAGGTTCCGGGGTGTATGCGCAGGCGGGGGTGTCGGAGGCGGGAGTCGCCGATCGAGGCGCCAACATCTTTGTGTGAAGGCACAGTTGAGGCGTGTTCGCCGGACGGCCGGTCCCGCCGTGCCGTCACCGCCGATCCGCCGGTGCGGTACCGAAACGGTGGCGGAGCGCACCCTTTACCACTCGCCCGCGTTCATCCTCGAAAGAAATGCGCAATTACCGCGCGAGTGTGGCTGCCGGGCCTCCCGGCGCACGCGGGCGCACTAGATTCTTCGGCGTCGGGAACGTTGAGCGAGGGTGGACGGGACGTTGCAGGAACGGGCCAGGGCAACGCGCCGATCACTCCTGGAGGCGGCCGCCTCCCTCTTCGCCGAACGCGGGTACGCGGGCACCAGCGTCAACGACATAAGCAGCAGGTCGGGACGGACGAGCGGCTCCGTGTACTTCCACTACGCGAGCAAGGAGGGCATCGCCCTCGCCGTCGTCCAGGATCGTTTCGCCACCTGGCCCGGCCTCACCGCGCGGTATACGAACGAGACGGTCCCGCCCATGGAGCGGCTCGTCGCGCTGAGCTACGACATCGCCAAGGCCCTCGCCGAGGACCCCGTGACGCGCGGGGGCGCCCGGCTGTGGGCCGAGCGCGACACCATCAACGCGACGCTCCCCGACCCCTTCGCCCTGTGGACCGCCGCCACCACCCGCCTGCTGGCCCAGGCGCGGGCCACCGGTCAACTGGCGCCCCACATCCGGCCCGCCCCCACCGCCCGCGCCCTGGTGCGCGCCTTCTTCGGCCTCTGCTCCCTGACCGAGGCGCTGGAGGGGACGGCGACCATCACCGCCCGCCTCGCCGAGTGGTGGCACCTCACCCTGCCGTCCCTCCAGGCGGCGCCCAAGCGCTGAGGACCGGTCAGGCGCGCGGCGCGAGCCGCACCGGCAGCTCCTGCACGCTGTTGCCGACGAAGCCGGCATGCGCGGGCAGATCCGTCTCCGGCACGGCCGGTTCGAGGTCGGGGAAGCGGGTGAACAGACGCTCCAGCGCGACCGTCGCCTCCAGCCGCGCCAGGGGAGCGCCCAGGCAGTAGTGGGCGCCGTGGCCGAGGGACAGGCTGCGCACGGCGTCGGCGCGGGCCGGGCGCCGGACGTCGAACCGGTCGGCGTCCGGGCCGTGAGCCTTCTTGTCGCGCCCGGCGGCCGAGTAGCCGGCGAGGACCGGGGTGCCCGCCGGGATCGTCGTTCCCTCGACGGTGAGGTCCCGCACCGGGTAGCGGAACGGGAAGTAGCTCACCGGCGAGTCCCAGCGCAGGGTCTCCTCCACCACGTCGGCTCAGCTCGCGCCGCCCGTGCGGACCAGGTCGAGCTGGTCGCGGTGGCCGCACAGCGCCCGCACGGCGTTGGTGATCAGGTTCAGCGTGGTCTCGTGCCCCGCGACGATCAGCAGCACCAGGGTGCCGATCAGCTCCTCCTGCCCGAGCCGGTCGCCGCCCTCGTCGCGGGCCGCGATGAGGGCGCTGGTCAGATCGTCGCCGGGACGCTCGGCCTTGCCTGCCACCATCTCGCCCAGCACGGCCAGGAGTTCGCGGTTGGCCGCCAGTACCGCTTCCGGCTCGATGCCGGTCGCCACCACGAGGTTGCTGAGGCGGTGCAGGCGGTCGCGGAACCGCTCCTCCACGCCGAGGAGTTCGCAGATGACGCCCATGGGCAGCGGCAGCGCGAAGTGCCGCCGCAGGTCGACGGCACCGTCACCCGCCGCGGCCAGGCCGTCCAGCAGCGTGTCGGTCAACTCCTCGACCCGAGGCCGCAGTCCTTCCACCCGGCGCGGGGTGAAGGCACGGCTGACCAGGGACCGCAGCCGCCGGTGGTCGTCCCCGTCGGCCGTGGTCATCCCGCGCACGGTGGCGAACGTCAGCAGCGGCCAGCCCGGCTCGATCCGCCCCTCGTGCAGGGCCCTGAAGTGCCTTACGTCCTTGGCGACTTCGGGATGCTGGAGAAACTCCCGCAACGCGTCGTGCCCCAGGACGGCCATCCCCTCGATCCCGCCCGGCAGTTCGACGGGGGCCACCCCGCCGAGGGCCAGCAGGCGGGCGTTGTCGGCGTGCGGGCAGCCCCCGGCGGGGTTCAGGCGGTGCGGGGGTCCGGTGGGTGAGCTCTCCACGGTTCTCCTGACGGTCGTACGGCCGGTCCGGGTGGTGCGGGGAGGGTGCGTGGCCGATCGTAGGCGCGCGCGGGCCCGGACGGAGGGGGCTCGGCCGAGGTGGTGCGCGTGGCCGCCGTCGTCCGGTTCGAAGGGGCCCCGTCGGGCCGCCGCATGCGCGATAGCCTGGGCGGATGCTGACCGAAGTCACCGTCACCCGGTACATCACGCCCCTGCGTGAGGGCGGTTCCATGCCGGGGCTCGTCGAGGCCGACGATCTCGGGCTCTACGTCCTGAAGTTCAGCGGCGCCGGGCAGGGCCGCAAGACCCTCGTCGCCGAGGTCGTCTGCGGGGAACTCGCCCGGCGCCTCGGCTTCCGGGTGCCCGGACTGGTGACCGTCGGGCTGGACCCCGTGCTCGGTCTCGGCGAGCCCGAGCGGCAGGTGCAGGATCTGCTGCGCGCCAGCGGCGGCGCCAACCTCGGCATGGACTTCCTCTCCGGCGCCCTCGGCTACGACCCCCTCGCCTTCCCCGTCGACCCGGAGGAGGCCGGCCGGATCGTCTGGTTCGACGCGCTGGTCAACAACGTCGACCGCTCCTGGCGCAACCCCAACCTCCTGGTGCACCGGGGCGGGCTGTGGCTCATCGACCACGGCGCCACCATGATCTGGCACCACAACTGGCCCTCCGTCGACGCCTCAGCCGCCCGGCCCTACGACGCCGCCGACCACGCCCTCGCGGGCTTCGCGCCCGACGTCACCGCCGCCGCGGCCGACCTGGCCCACCTGGTCACCGAGGACCTGCTCGCCGAGGTCACCGCCCAGATCCCCGACGCCTGGCTGGCCGACGAGCCCGGCTTCGACACCCCCGACGACCTGCGCCGTGCCTACGCGCGCCCGCTGCTCGCCCGCGCGGGCACCGTCCACGAACGCATCGAGGGCCTCAAGGAGAGCAAGTGAGCGAGCACCACATCCACATGGCCGGCAGCGTGGTCGAGCGCCACATCATCCGGGGCGGCCAGGGCGGCGACCGCGAGGTGTACGAGTACGCCCTGCTGCGGGTCGTACCCCGCGTCGAGCGCGGCGAGCGGATCAACGCGGGTGTCCTCGTCTACTGCCGCGCCCGGGGTTACGTCGGTGCCCGCACCCACCTGGACGAGGCCCGGCTGCTCGCGCTCGACCCGGCGGCGGACGTGGCCGGGGTGCGCGCCGCGCTCGGTGCCGTGGAGCGGATCTGCGCGGGCGGGGAGGAGTCCGGCCAGGCGGCCCGCGACGACGCCGGGCGGCGTTTCCGCTGGCTGATCGCGCCCCGCTCGACCATCGTCCGGCCCGGCCCGGTGCACACCGGACTGACCGCCGACCCGGTGGCCGAGACCGAGCGCCTGCTGGACCTCCTGGTGAGGTAATGGATCACACCGCCCGGTGTCCCGTTGACACCGGGTGCCAGGGCTTCTAGCGTCACGGGTGCTGAAGGTACTAAGCGGTCGCTCACCGCACGGCGGGTCCGGTGCCGGACCCGTCGGGTTCTCTCAAGGGCGAGGAGAAGCAGCAATGTCCACCAATGAACAGCGGGTCGCGGTAGTCACCGGCGCGGCGCGCGGTATCGGCGCCGCCACCGCCGTACGGCTGGCCGCCGAGGGTCACGCCGTCGCCGTGATCGACCTGGACGAGGCCGCCTGCAAGGACACCGTCGAGAAGATCACCTCGGCGGGCGGCAAGGCCGTCGCGGTCGGTGCCGACGTCTCCGACGAGGCGCAGGTCGAGGCGGCCGTGGCGCGGATCGTGGAAGAGCTGGGCGCGCCGACCATCCTCGTCAACAACGCCGGTGTGCTCCGCGACAACCTGCTGTTCAAGATGAGCGTGTCCGACTGGGACACCGTGCTCGGCGTGCACCTGCGCGGCTCGTTCCTGATGACCAAGGCGGTCCAGAAGCACATGGTGGACGCGGGCTTCGGCCGGGTCGTCAACCTGTCCTCGTCCTCAGCGCTCGGCAATCGCGGCCAGGCCAACTACTCGGCCGCCAAGGCGGGTCTGCAGGGCTTCACCAAGACCCTCGCCATCGAGCTGGGCAAGTTCGGCATCACCGCCAACGCCGTCGCGCCGGGCTTCATCGCCACCGAGATGACCAAGGCCACCGCCGACCGCGTGGGCATGGACTTCGACGACTTCAAGAAGGCCGCCGCCACCCAGATCCCGGTCCAGCGCGTCGGGACGCCCGAGGACATCGCCAACGCCATCGCCTTCTTCACCGGGGATGCGGCCGGATTCGTCTCCGGCCAGGTGCTGTACGTCGCGGGCGGACCGCTCGACTAGTCACTCGGGACCCTGGAGCACACGGACATGATTGAACTTCCCGCACTCTCCGGCAAGGCCGCGCTCGTCACGGGCGCCAGCCGGGGCATCGGCTACGGCGTCGCGGAGGCCCTCGTGGCGCGCGGCGACCGCGTGGTCATCACCGGCCGCAACGAGGATGCGCTGAAGGAGGCCGTCGAGCGGCTCGGTGCCGACCGCGTCATCGGCGTCGCCGGCAAGGCCCACGACCTCGCCCACCAGACCGAGGCCGTCGAACGCGCCATGGAGGCGTTCGGCCGCGTCGACTTCCTGGTCAACAACGCGGGCACCAACCCGGTCTTCGGCCCCATCGCCGACGTCGACCTGGACGTGGCCCGCAAGGTGTTCGAGACCAACGTGATCTCGGCGCTCGGCTTCGCCCAGAAGACCTGGCACGCCTGGCAGCGGGAGAACGGCGGCGCGATCGTCAACATCGCCTCCGTCGCCGGACTCGCGCCCTCGCCGTTCATCGGCGCCTACGGCGTCAGCAAGGCCGCGATGATCAACCTGACCCAGCAGCTCGCGCACGAGTTCGCGCCCAAGGTGCGGGTCAACGCCATCGCCCCGGCGGTGGTGAAGACCAAGTTCGCCGAGGCCCTGTACGAGGGCCGCGAGGCGGAGGCGGCCGCCGCCTACCCGCTCGGCCGGCTCGGCGTCCCCTCCGACATCGGCGGGGCCGCGGCCTTCCTCACCTCCGAGCAGTCCGACTGGGTCACCGGTCAGACGCTCGTCGTGGACGGCGGCATCTTCCTCAACGCCGGGGTGGGCTGACCCCTCCCGGCCCGCGCCACCACGGGCGCCGTTCCCTTCGGGGAGCGGCGCCCGTACGCGTTCCCGAGCGGGGCGCGGTCATGACAACGTAGTCATCGGTAACCGTTCAACAACCCATGTTTCAGGGGAGGTTCAGGAGGTCTCGGGCTGCGGTATGGTCTGCCGACCTTGGTACGGCGGATCGAGGAGCGAGCGCGTGTTCAAGCGGAACAGAGTCCGGCGCAGGGTCGCGGCGGCCGCGTCCCTGACCTCACTCATCACCCTGCTGCCCGGCTGTGGCCTGCTCTCCGACGGCGGCCCCGACGACAGCAGTCCGATCGTGGTGGGGACGACGAGCGCGCCGAGCACCCTGGACCCGGCCGGCGCCTGGGACGGCTCCTGGGAACTGTTCCGCAACGTCTACCAGACCCTCCTGGCCTACCCGAACGGCGCGACCACCCCCCAGCCTGACGCCGCCGAGAGCTGTTCCTTCACCGACTCCACCAGCCGCACCTACCGCTGCAAGCTGCGGTCCGGGCTGAAGTTCGCCGACGGTGACCCGCTGGACGCCAAGGCCGTCCAGCACTCCATCGACCGCATCCGCACCATCAACGCCCCCAGCGGCCCGGCCGGACTGCTGGAGGGCCTGGACCGGGTGGAGACCGTCGGCACGCGGGAGATCGTCTTCCATCTGAAGAAGCCCGACGCCACCTTCCCGTTCGTGCTCGCCACCCCGGCCATGTCGCTGGTCGACCCGCGCGAGTACCCCGCCAACTCGCTGCGCACGGACAAGGACGTGCGCGGCTCCGGCCCCTACCGGCTGGAGTCCTACGACGAGGGCGAGGAGGCGGTGCTGGTGCGCAACGACAGCTACAAGGGCTTCGCCGAGCGGGAGAACCACGCGGTCACCATCCGCTACTTCCAGGACTCCGGCGCGATGGTCAAGGCGCTGCGCGAGAAGCGGATCGACGTCACCTACCGGGGACTCGCCGCCGACGACATCCTCGCCCTGCAGAAGCAGTCCCCGGCCGATCTCCAACTGGTCGACGGCACCGGCACCGACATCAGCTACCTGGTGTTCAACCCCAAGGACCGCTGGGCCGGCAACGCGGCCGTGCGCAAGGCCGTCGCGCAGGTCGTGGACCGGGGCGCGATCGCGCACAAGGTGTACCGGGACACCGTCGAACCGCTGTACTCGATGGTCCCCAAGGGCCTCACCGGCCACGCCACCTCCTACTTCGACCGCTTCGGCGACCCCAGCGGGGACAAGGCCCGCGCCATCCTCACCCGCGCCGGCATCGACCGGCGGGTCCCGCTCACCTTCTGGTACACCTCCGACCGCTACGGCTCCGAGACCGCCGTGATGTTCCAGGAGCTGAAGCGGCAGTTGGAGGGCTCCGGACTGTTCACGGTCACCCTGCGCACCCGCCCCTGGAAGACCTACGTGACCGGCTACCAGAAGGGGGAGTACCCGGTGTTCGGCCGCGGCTGGTTCCCGGACTTCCCCGACGCGGACAACTTCATCGCGCCCTTCGTCGGCGAGCACAACGCCCTCGGCACCCCGTACGTCACCAAGAAGATCACCGGCGAGCTGCTGCCCCGCTCGCGGGCGCAGGGGAACCGCGCCGAGGTGGTCAAGGACATGACGTCCGCCCAGCGGATCATGGTGGAGGACGCCCGGCTGATCCCGCTGTGGCAGGGACGCCAGTACGTCGCGGCGAGCCAGGACATCGCCGGCGGCGAGCGCGCCCTCGACCCCTCGACGATCATGACGATGTGGGAGCTGCACCGTAAGACGAGCTGGTGAGCGGCCTGCCCCACGCGTTGTCAGTGGTCGCCTGTAGGTTCTGAAGCCTTGGAAGTGACCGCCGATCGTGAGGGACACCGACGTGACCGACATCGCCATGCTGCCCGAGTCCTGGCAGGGCGTCCTGGGTGACGAGCTCCAGCAGCCGTACTTCAAGGAGCTGGCCGAGTTCGTCGAGGAGGAGCGGGCGAACGGTCCCGTCTACCCGCCGCGCGAGGAGGTCTTCGCCGCGCTCGCCGCGACGCCTTACGAGAAGGTCAAGGTCCTCGTCCTCGGCCAGGATCCCTACCACGGCGAGGGCCAGGGGCATGGCCTGTGCTTCTCGGTCCGGCCGGGTGTGAAGACCCCGCCGTCCCTGCGGAACATCTACAAGGAGATGCACCAGGAGCTGGACCTGCCCGTCCCGGACAACGGCTATCTGATGCCGTGGGCCGAGCAGGGCGTCCTGCTGCTGAACGCGGTCCTCACCGTGCGCTCCGGCGAGGCCAACTCGCACAAGGGCAAGGGCTGGGAGAAGTTCACGGACGCGGTGATCCGCGCGGTGGCCTCCCGTCCCGACCCGGCGGTCTTCGTGCTGTGGGGCAACTACGCGCAGAAGAAGCTGCCGCTGATCGACGAGACGCGGCACGTGGTGGTCAAGGGCGCGCACCCCTCGCCGCTGTCCGCGAAGAAGTTCTTCGGCTCGCGGCCCTTCACCCAGATCGACGAGGCCGTCGCCGCGCAGGGGCACGAGCCGATCGACTGGCGCATTCCCGACCTGGGCTGACCTGCACCGGCCCGGACCGCGGTGGCGCCGGTCCGGGCGTGTCGCCGTGTCGTCCGGGGCCGCCTGCCCGGTATCGCCCCCGCCTGCGGTTAGCGTCGGGGGCGGACGGCCGACGAGCGGCCGGATGACGGGTCCGGAGGGCGCGGTGGCGGAGCGACAGGAGCAGACGGCGCCCGACGCCCTGCTCACCCGGGTCGGACAGATCGTCATGCTCCACCGCGGCGGCGACCGCGAGGAGGCCCGGCGCCGGCTGCTGGAGCTGTGGGCCCAGGCGGCCGAGTCCGGTGACCCGCTGCACCGCTGCACCCTCGCCCACTACCTGGCCGACACCCAGGACGACCCGGCGGACGAACTCGCCTGGGATCTGCGGGCCCTGTCGGCGGCCGACGAACTGACCGACGGCCGCCCCGGCGCGGACCCCACGAGCGTGCGCGGCTTCTATCCCTCCCTGCACCTCAACCTCGCGGCCGACTACCTCAAGCTGGACCGCGCGGAAGCCGCCCGCACCCACCTGCGCCGCGCCCGCAGAGCGGCGGACACCCTCGCCGACGACGGCTACGGCACCGGCGTCCGGGCCGCGATCACCCGCCTCGAACTCCGCTTCCCCGACACCGGCCCCGCCGAGGGGGACGGCTGGGGCCCGCCGAGACAGCGGCCGCAGAGCTAGCTCAGTGCCCGTACGCCCGGTCGCAGATCGTCGACTGGGGGCTGTTCCTGGGCCAGCCGCCGTACTTCTTGCCCAGCGCGCACACGTTCGGGACCCTCGGCACCGTCCGGGGCGGCGGGTGCGGGGTGTCGGCGCGCTGGCGCCGCTGCTCCGGGTACGCCCGGCGGGGCGCGGGAGCCGCGGGGGGCCGCTGCGGCTCGGGCGGGGCGGGCGCGGCGGCGGCCGGGGGGCGCGGTGCGGGGGCGGCGGGGGAGTGCCCGGTACGCTCCAGCGCCTCCCGCGCGGGCCCCTGTTCCATCCGGGGCAGCGCGCTCCCGTCCGGCCGTGCCGCCGCGGGCCGGGACGGCGGGCCGGCCGGGCCCGACGCGGGTACCGCCGGCCCGTGCACGGTCATGCACCCGGTGAGAGCCGAGACGGCCACGGTGACAAGAAGCGCTGCGGCAGTCGTAGTTCGATCCACCCGACCACTCTGCGCGCCCCGCCGTCCGCCCGGCGTCGGTGACGGGCCGCCGATGCCCCGC is from Streptomyces seoulensis and encodes:
- a CDS encoding LysR family transcriptional regulator; the protein is MLNLERLRTLHAFARHGSVSAAAEALHVTTSAVSQQLGKLEREAGQRLLAKNGRGVRLTDAGRLLSEHAARILSQVELAQSDLEAHRGQVAGELRMSAFPTAARGLFPTALASLRARHPALRLRSCELEPELGVAGVARGDLDLAVVLDWYNKPMPVPDGLVKEQLLDDPAEVALPAGHPLAGRDEVDLAEFAGDEWITWGEGEFCHEWLLFTLRSKGVEPIVGHRAGETHTQLALVAAGLGVCIAPVLGRDPVPPGVALVPLRQRVRRHVYVLWRADADRRPSIRAAVEALRAAAARLG
- a CDS encoding pyridoxamine 5'-phosphate oxidase family protein, which translates into the protein MTVTQQRRGRKIMMTPGELDEFLTSQRTCRVATVSADGTPHVSALWFVWDGTSLWLYSVVRSRRWTQLRHDSRVAVVVDSGEEYDQLRGAELSGRVEFVGEVPRTGELCAELDTAETLFARKNFGMDEMPHDGRHAWARLTPEKVVSWDFRKLGGR
- a CDS encoding Rieske (2Fe-2S) protein, whose amino-acid sequence is MTSASPRPTAGPDRRTVIAAAGAAGLTVALAACGSDDGGSDAAGTGSAGDALAKTSDIPEGGGKIFKDQGVVVTQPSAGTYKAFSAKCTHQGCAVGSVADGVIVCPCHNSHFSVTDGSVKQGPATAPLPEEKITVSGDEIKLA
- a CDS encoding HAD family hydrolase, which codes for MSTTGHHLLDWSPRAVVFDCDGTLMDSERHWQDARSRAFRGFGLQAPPGFAEQAKGVHYADCGRLMAESVHKPELTADLTAALLHHFLELVADDPVTMPGAVELVRLLSGRLPLAVASNCPSEVVEESLERAGLRSHFEHVVVPSASPSGDAGTPVRPKPWPDVYETAARLCGVPADEALAVEDSLTGVESARRAKLRVLGIGPRPHGDDAHRADLWVPALHTPELLTWVHSWAPLAGR
- a CDS encoding ScbR family autoregulator-binding transcription factor; its protein translation is MDGTLQERARATRRSLLEAAASLFAERGYAGTSVNDISSRSGRTSGSVYFHYASKEGIALAVVQDRFATWPGLTARYTNETVPPMERLVALSYDIAKALAEDPVTRGGARLWAERDTINATLPDPFALWTAATTRLLAQARATGQLAPHIRPAPTARALVRAFFGLCSLTEALEGTATITARLAEWWHLTLPSLQAAPKR
- a CDS encoding HipA family kinase, with protein sequence MLTEVTVTRYITPLREGGSMPGLVEADDLGLYVLKFSGAGQGRKTLVAEVVCGELARRLGFRVPGLVTVGLDPVLGLGEPERQVQDLLRASGGANLGMDFLSGALGYDPLAFPVDPEEAGRIVWFDALVNNVDRSWRNPNLLVHRGGLWLIDHGATMIWHHNWPSVDASAARPYDAADHALAGFAPDVTAAAADLAHLVTEDLLAEVTAQIPDAWLADEPGFDTPDDLRRAYARPLLARAGTVHERIEGLKESK
- a CDS encoding DUF3037 domain-containing protein produces the protein MSEHHIHMAGSVVERHIIRGGQGGDREVYEYALLRVVPRVERGERINAGVLVYCRARGYVGARTHLDEARLLALDPAADVAGVRAALGAVERICAGGEESGQAARDDAGRRFRWLIAPRSTIVRPGPVHTGLTADPVAETERLLDLLVR
- the fabG gene encoding 3-oxoacyl-ACP reductase FabG, giving the protein MSTNEQRVAVVTGAARGIGAATAVRLAAEGHAVAVIDLDEAACKDTVEKITSAGGKAVAVGADVSDEAQVEAAVARIVEELGAPTILVNNAGVLRDNLLFKMSVSDWDTVLGVHLRGSFLMTKAVQKHMVDAGFGRVVNLSSSSALGNRGQANYSAAKAGLQGFTKTLAIELGKFGITANAVAPGFIATEMTKATADRVGMDFDDFKKAAATQIPVQRVGTPEDIANAIAFFTGDAAGFVSGQVLYVAGGPLD
- a CDS encoding SDR family oxidoreductase, whose translation is MIELPALSGKAALVTGASRGIGYGVAEALVARGDRVVITGRNEDALKEAVERLGADRVIGVAGKAHDLAHQTEAVERAMEAFGRVDFLVNNAGTNPVFGPIADVDLDVARKVFETNVISALGFAQKTWHAWQRENGGAIVNIASVAGLAPSPFIGAYGVSKAAMINLTQQLAHEFAPKVRVNAIAPAVVKTKFAEALYEGREAEAAAAYPLGRLGVPSDIGGAAAFLTSEQSDWVTGQTLVVDGGIFLNAGVG
- a CDS encoding ABC transporter substrate-binding protein — encoded protein: MFKRNRVRRRVAAAASLTSLITLLPGCGLLSDGGPDDSSPIVVGTTSAPSTLDPAGAWDGSWELFRNVYQTLLAYPNGATTPQPDAAESCSFTDSTSRTYRCKLRSGLKFADGDPLDAKAVQHSIDRIRTINAPSGPAGLLEGLDRVETVGTREIVFHLKKPDATFPFVLATPAMSLVDPREYPANSLRTDKDVRGSGPYRLESYDEGEEAVLVRNDSYKGFAERENHAVTIRYFQDSGAMVKALREKRIDVTYRGLAADDILALQKQSPADLQLVDGTGTDISYLVFNPKDRWAGNAAVRKAVAQVVDRGAIAHKVYRDTVEPLYSMVPKGLTGHATSYFDRFGDPSGDKARAILTRAGIDRRVPLTFWYTSDRYGSETAVMFQELKRQLEGSGLFTVTLRTRPWKTYVTGYQKGEYPVFGRGWFPDFPDADNFIAPFVGEHNALGTPYVTKKITGELLPRSRAQGNRAEVVKDMTSAQRIMVEDARLIPLWQGRQYVAASQDIAGGERALDPSTIMTMWELHRKTSW
- the ung gene encoding uracil-DNA glycosylase, whose protein sequence is MTDIAMLPESWQGVLGDELQQPYFKELAEFVEEERANGPVYPPREEVFAALAATPYEKVKVLVLGQDPYHGEGQGHGLCFSVRPGVKTPPSLRNIYKEMHQELDLPVPDNGYLMPWAEQGVLLLNAVLTVRSGEANSHKGKGWEKFTDAVIRAVASRPDPAVFVLWGNYAQKKLPLIDETRHVVVKGAHPSPLSAKKFFGSRPFTQIDEAVAAQGHEPIDWRIPDLG